A single Paratractidigestivibacter faecalis DNA region contains:
- the secA gene encoding preprotein translocase subunit SecA, whose translation MANFLSKILSFGSDKELKEYRRITDEVNALEPRFHAMSDEELSGQTAVFRERYQNGETLDDLLPEAFAAVREASLRTVGMRHFDVQIIGAIALHRGTIAEMKTGEGKTLVSTLAGYLNAIPGEGVHIVTVNDYLAKRDSEWMGRIYRFMGMKVGLLQNGMKLSLKKPAYEADVTYGTNSEFGFDYLRDNMVTRSDMRVQRGHHYAIVDEADSILIDEARTPLIISGAGTKSASTYKDFARAVRGLTPDVDFEMDEAKHTIAATDDGLKKIERALGIDDIYADASGQLVNHLQQALKAQYMFHRDQQYVVTDGEVKIVDEFTGRIMEGRRYSEGLHQAIEAKEGVIVREENQTLATITLQNYFLMYDKLSGMTGTAMTEDSEFREVYHIPVQVIPPNKPVIRVDHDDLVYRSIEAKFNAVAEDVAVRHANGQPCLVGTVSIENSERLSRILDKRGIKHNVLNAKFHEREAQIVAQAGREGAVTIATNMAGRGTDILLGGNPDLIAEDILRQRDIDPAEATPEQRADALAEAKKTCSAEREHVVAAGGLCVIGTERHESRRIDNQLRGRSGRQGDPGETQFYLSLEDDLMRLFGGDRMDKISDMMVKTGMPDDQPIQAKMVTKAVESAQRKVEEVNFAMRKNVLDYDNVMNTQRQVIYEERNKILDGKDLMAHIDEVTYDTVQRKVEEFCPESASSEEWDVRGLMRWLSELTGSKELPEVSDDVDQGEVMETVDKFVDACFAAKAERIGEKPMHMLSSQVMLRVIDTRWMSYLQEMDYLKTGIGLRGFGQRDPLVEYKSEAYAAFSELVNTMYEDFLRTILRIEVVDRPAPAAAPSDAEPAELRGAQYSGPSEVDGDQGSRRMPAAPKAPGMPPAPQGKKPGAEKPRTYRKSDDPDPYANVGRNEPCPCGSGKKFKNCHGRNR comes from the coding sequence ATGGCGAACTTTCTCTCCAAGATCCTCTCCTTCGGGTCCGACAAGGAGCTCAAGGAGTACAGGCGCATCACCGACGAGGTAAACGCACTCGAGCCGCGCTTCCACGCCATGAGTGACGAGGAGCTCTCCGGTCAGACCGCCGTCTTCCGCGAGCGCTACCAGAACGGCGAGACCCTGGATGACCTTCTCCCCGAGGCCTTTGCCGCCGTGAGGGAGGCGTCCCTGCGCACCGTTGGCATGCGTCACTTTGACGTGCAGATCATCGGCGCCATTGCCCTGCACCGCGGCACCATCGCGGAGATGAAGACCGGCGAGGGCAAGACGCTCGTCTCCACGCTGGCCGGCTACCTTAACGCCATCCCCGGCGAGGGCGTCCACATCGTCACCGTCAACGACTATCTGGCCAAGCGAGACAGCGAGTGGATGGGCCGCATCTACCGCTTCATGGGCATGAAGGTGGGCCTGCTGCAGAACGGCATGAAGCTCAGCCTGAAGAAGCCCGCCTACGAGGCCGACGTCACCTACGGCACCAACTCCGAGTTTGGCTTTGACTACCTGCGCGACAACATGGTCACCAGGTCCGACATGCGCGTCCAGCGCGGCCACCACTACGCCATCGTGGACGAGGCCGACTCCATTCTCATCGACGAGGCCCGCACGCCGCTCATCATCTCCGGCGCCGGCACCAAGTCCGCCAGCACCTACAAGGACTTTGCCCGCGCCGTCCGCGGCCTCACGCCCGACGTGGACTTTGAGATGGACGAGGCCAAGCACACCATCGCCGCCACCGACGACGGCCTGAAGAAGATCGAGCGCGCCTTGGGCATCGATGACATCTACGCCGACGCCTCCGGCCAGCTGGTCAACCACCTGCAGCAGGCGCTCAAGGCCCAGTACATGTTCCACAGGGACCAGCAGTACGTGGTCACCGACGGCGAGGTCAAGATCGTCGACGAGTTCACCGGCCGCATCATGGAGGGCAGGCGCTACTCCGAGGGCCTGCACCAGGCCATCGAGGCCAAGGAAGGCGTCATCGTCCGCGAGGAGAACCAGACGCTGGCCACCATTACCCTGCAGAACTACTTCCTCATGTACGATAAGCTCTCCGGCATGACGGGTACCGCCATGACCGAGGACTCCGAGTTCCGCGAGGTCTACCACATCCCCGTCCAGGTCATTCCGCCCAACAAGCCCGTCATCCGCGTTGACCACGATGACCTGGTCTACCGCTCCATCGAGGCCAAGTTCAACGCCGTGGCCGAGGACGTCGCCGTCCGCCACGCCAACGGCCAGCCCTGCCTGGTGGGCACCGTCTCCATCGAGAACTCCGAGCGCCTCTCCCGCATCTTGGACAAGCGCGGCATCAAGCACAACGTGCTCAACGCCAAGTTCCACGAGCGCGAGGCGCAGATCGTGGCCCAGGCCGGCCGCGAGGGCGCCGTCACCATCGCAACCAACATGGCCGGCCGTGGCACGGACATCCTGCTGGGCGGCAACCCCGACCTCATTGCCGAGGATATCCTGCGCCAGCGCGACATCGACCCTGCCGAGGCAACCCCCGAGCAGCGCGCCGACGCCCTGGCCGAGGCCAAGAAGACCTGCTCGGCCGAGCGCGAGCACGTCGTTGCCGCCGGCGGCCTGTGCGTCATCGGCACCGAGCGCCACGAGAGCCGACGCATCGACAACCAGCTCCGCGGCCGCTCCGGCCGTCAGGGAGACCCCGGCGAGACCCAGTTCTACCTCTCGCTCGAGGACGACCTCATGCGCCTGTTTGGCGGAGACCGCATGGACAAGATCTCCGACATGATGGTCAAGACCGGCATGCCGGACGACCAGCCCATCCAGGCCAAGATGGTCACCAAGGCCGTGGAGAGCGCCCAGCGCAAGGTCGAGGAAGTCAACTTCGCCATGCGCAAGAACGTCCTTGACTACGACAACGTCATGAACACGCAGCGCCAGGTCATCTACGAGGAGCGCAACAAGATCCTGGACGGCAAGGACCTCATGGCCCACATCGACGAGGTCACCTACGACACCGTCCAGCGCAAGGTCGAGGAGTTCTGCCCCGAGAGCGCCTCCTCGGAGGAGTGGGACGTCCGCGGCCTCATGAGGTGGCTCTCCGAGCTCACCGGCTCCAAGGAGCTGCCCGAGGTCTCCGACGACGTCGACCAGGGCGAGGTCATGGAGACGGTGGACAAGTTCGTGGACGCCTGCTTTGCCGCAAAGGCGGAGCGCATTGGCGAGAAGCCCATGCACATGCTCTCCTCCCAGGTCATGCTTCGCGTCATCGACACGCGCTGGATGTCCTACCTGCAGGAGATGGACTACCTCAAGACGGGCATCGGCCTGCGTGGCTTTGGCCAGAGGGACCCGCTGGTGGAGTACAAGAGCGAGGCCTATGCGGCCTTCTCTGAGCTGGTCAACACCATGTACGAGGACTTCCTGCGCACCATCCTGCGCATCGAGGTCGTCGATCGCCCCGCGCCGGCCGCCGCTCCGTCTGACGCCGAGCCCGCCGAGCTGCGTGGGGCCCAGTACTCCGGCCCCTCCGAGGTCGACGGAGACCAGGGCTCCCGTCGCATGCCCGCCGCCCCCAAGGCCCCCGGCATGCCTCCCGCGCCCCAGGGCAAGAAACCTGGCGCGGAGAAGCCCAGGACCTACCGCAAGTCCGACGACCCGGACCCCTACGCCAACGTGGGCCGCAACGAGCCTTGCCCCTGCGGCAGCGGCAAGAAGTTCAAGAACTGTCACGGCAGGAACCGATAG
- a CDS encoding AfsR/SARP family transcriptional regulator → MADRTSGKTGGCGAEGALRFEFTLARRVVSNTAASPGHQIIGLCAEPGLGGSKFIEELKAGFAREKLPVRFRNFGAQEPERATRTLVRFSNGTVAEASAPRAVVFLEGLPPSDEAHVQRQVRAIRKVAEGCAAVVVAVLPEAEQLLEELEEAVTLTTADLAMDLRTTLEARPGGRALAHVTRGAQPLVECLAACGWKEGLGPLPPAYYKRCGVAVGKMLRDTLSPDEQMIRAFMVLVGKGSLAGAASALGLYAEDYAYDLMRLAPLLGVSADLSTYDALGSDDPQVLSACLGAVRDVGRAGEVAALKAMRLLAQRGDFLRASLVAEAAESAVVHDLVLRYSSGFLNAGKWQLVRDALADVDAVAGLDPDHVRLVRHALLALTRPSSRPSQHPGPPSGKAQRLDDATLCLFLEARGAQARIAHFDGAAGDVGPVGRGLVLHLRALSLVGKGRFSDAIALMGSSPDADVGGVASLLLAQDRAFCLLALGEVESAASAMEGAEALASSLGCRGMSSSLGALRCAVRLVAGASMRGEEVASAALACEKCENALGRMLALGVGVLRDLKVGNDAQASLRGRLLARIASQAGRGYARDLSRVVCALAAARAGSRFDFGPDPWSCEDVGVLAEVVTAALSGEGVPIVSPSPPSSVMWLIVPLVRDLGDVSSLLREQVPSEWRARAAELEERWEAAELPCFAPAATPGASASLSLVDDPGRHRVEVCLLGTFSMRVGGRLVADGRLDRRDARTVLEFLLLKDKMSAQRYEVIAQVWPEDNMEKGASRLYQATTAIRGAVKEVDPTLDVFSVSKAQKSLALDPSLVSCDVDEFEAQAKLALERRDPATTIRAARRAEELYGGDLCRPTVDASGLISARRVELRSLYVDALVAGADAALQTGRDGLAVSFGREAVCADDMREDAFMAYMRALKASGRGAEASAEYEKYARRVVRVRKLPPSRELRDLASRSMGFSAKERYERRKLLVEDAREVEVLPLVPLDAEDEERFLMEG, encoded by the coding sequence ATGGCTGACAGGACCAGTGGGAAGACGGGCGGCTGCGGCGCGGAGGGGGCATTGCGCTTTGAGTTCACCCTGGCGCGGCGCGTTGTCTCCAACACCGCCGCGTCTCCCGGACATCAGATAATCGGGCTTTGCGCCGAGCCTGGCCTCGGTGGCTCAAAGTTCATCGAGGAGCTCAAGGCCGGGTTCGCGCGCGAGAAGCTCCCCGTGAGGTTCCGGAACTTTGGCGCGCAGGAGCCGGAGCGGGCAACGCGCACCCTCGTGCGCTTCTCAAACGGGACCGTGGCCGAGGCCTCGGCGCCAAGGGCGGTCGTCTTTCTCGAGGGTCTGCCTCCCTCCGACGAGGCCCACGTCCAGCGGCAGGTCCGCGCCATAAGAAAGGTGGCGGAGGGCTGCGCGGCCGTCGTCGTGGCCGTTCTTCCCGAGGCCGAGCAGCTCCTTGAGGAGCTTGAGGAGGCCGTCACGCTCACCACGGCGGACCTTGCCATGGACCTGCGGACAACCCTGGAGGCCAGGCCTGGCGGAAGGGCCCTCGCGCATGTGACGCGCGGGGCCCAGCCCCTCGTGGAGTGCCTTGCCGCATGTGGCTGGAAGGAGGGGCTCGGCCCCCTTCCGCCCGCCTACTACAAGCGCTGCGGCGTGGCGGTGGGCAAGATGCTGAGGGACACGCTCTCTCCGGACGAGCAAATGATCAGGGCCTTTATGGTCTTGGTGGGGAAGGGAAGCCTGGCGGGCGCCGCATCCGCCCTGGGCCTCTATGCCGAGGACTACGCGTATGACCTCATGCGCCTGGCCCCGCTGCTTGGCGTCTCGGCCGACCTTTCAACCTATGATGCCCTTGGCTCTGATGACCCGCAGGTCCTCTCCGCATGCCTGGGCGCGGTGCGCGACGTCGGCCGTGCCGGAGAGGTGGCGGCCTTAAAGGCCATGCGTCTTCTCGCCCAGCGCGGGGACTTCCTGAGGGCATCTCTGGTTGCCGAGGCCGCCGAGTCCGCCGTGGTCCACGACCTCGTGCTCAGGTACTCGTCTGGGTTTCTCAACGCGGGCAAGTGGCAGCTGGTGAGAGACGCCCTGGCAGACGTGGATGCGGTGGCCGGCCTGGACCCAGACCACGTGCGGCTGGTCAGGCACGCGCTGCTGGCCCTCACCAGGCCCTCGTCTCGTCCCTCCCAACACCCAGGTCCGCCGTCCGGCAAGGCCCAGCGCCTTGACGACGCCACCTTGTGCCTCTTCCTGGAGGCAAGGGGCGCCCAAGCCCGCATCGCGCACTTCGACGGGGCCGCGGGGGACGTCGGTCCCGTGGGGCGCGGCCTGGTCCTGCACCTCAGGGCCCTCTCACTTGTGGGCAAGGGCCGGTTCTCGGACGCAATCGCCCTCATGGGCTCCTCTCCCGACGCGGACGTGGGAGGCGTGGCGTCCCTGCTCCTTGCGCAGGACCGTGCCTTCTGCCTTCTGGCCTTGGGCGAGGTCGAGTCTGCCGCCTCGGCCATGGAGGGCGCGGAGGCCCTGGCGTCCTCTTTGGGCTGCAGAGGCATGTCCAGCTCCCTAGGCGCCCTCCGCTGCGCCGTGAGGCTAGTCGCCGGCGCCTCGATGCGGGGAGAGGAGGTCGCATCAGCGGCCCTGGCATGCGAGAAGTGCGAGAACGCGCTTGGCCGGATGCTGGCGCTTGGCGTCGGGGTCCTTCGGGACCTCAAGGTTGGAAACGACGCGCAGGCCTCTCTGCGCGGCCGTCTGCTGGCAAGGATCGCCTCGCAGGCAGGACGGGGATACGCCCGTGACCTCTCGCGCGTCGTCTGCGCGCTGGCCGCGGCAAGGGCGGGGTCCCGCTTTGACTTTGGGCCCGACCCGTGGTCCTGCGAGGACGTGGGCGTCCTGGCCGAGGTGGTGACGGCGGCGCTCTCCGGGGAGGGCGTCCCAATAGTCTCCCCCTCTCCGCCTTCCAGCGTGATGTGGCTCATCGTGCCCCTGGTGCGAGACCTCGGGGACGTGTCCTCCCTGCTCAGGGAGCAGGTGCCCAGCGAGTGGCGGGCCCGGGCCGCCGAGCTCGAGGAGCGCTGGGAGGCCGCCGAGCTTCCGTGCTTTGCCCCCGCGGCGACGCCCGGGGCCTCGGCCAGCCTCTCGCTGGTGGACGACCCCGGGCGTCACCGCGTGGAGGTGTGCCTGCTGGGCACCTTCTCGATGAGGGTGGGAGGCAGGCTCGTGGCCGACGGCCGCCTTGACCGCAGGGACGCCCGTACCGTCCTTGAGTTCCTCCTGCTCAAGGACAAGATGAGCGCCCAGCGCTACGAGGTCATTGCCCAGGTCTGGCCCGAGGACAACATGGAGAAGGGGGCGTCCAGGCTCTACCAGGCAACAACGGCCATACGGGGAGCCGTGAAGGAGGTCGACCCCACGCTCGACGTCTTCTCGGTCAGCAAGGCCCAGAAGTCCCTGGCGCTTGACCCGTCGCTGGTGAGCTGCGACGTCGACGAGTTCGAGGCCCAGGCCAAGCTGGCCCTTGAGCGCCGCGACCCGGCAACAACCATTCGCGCGGCAAGAAGGGCCGAGGAACTCTACGGCGGAGACCTCTGCCGCCCGACCGTGGACGCCTCGGGCCTCATCTCCGCAAGGAGGGTCGAGCTGCGCTCGCTCTACGTGGACGCCCTGGTCGCGGGTGCCGACGCCGCCCTGCAGACGGGGCGAGACGGGCTTGCGGTCTCCTTCGGGCGCGAGGCGGTCTGCGCGGACGATATGCGCGAGGACGCCTTCATGGCCTACATGAGGGCGCTGAAGGCGTCCGGCCGCGGGGCCGAGGCAAGCGCCGAGTACGAGAAGTACGCGCGGCGCGTGGTCCGCGTCCGCAAGCTGCCGCCGTCGCGCGAGCTCCGAGACCTCGCCAGCAGGAGCATGGGCTTCTCGGCTAAGGAGCGCTACGAGCGCCGCAAACTGCTCGTGGAGGATGCCCGGGAGGTCGAGGTACTGCCGCTGGTGCCACTGGATGCCGAGGATGAAGAGCGCTTCCTCATGGAGGGCTGA
- a CDS encoding YitT family protein → MSPARWRVYVRDALLIILGSAVFAVGVDCFEVPNGLAAGGVTGLATVFYALAGAAGFYLPVGMQTIVMNVFLLLLVIRSGNRGYIVRTIAGIIACGLFTDALVPVLPVLGNGDLLLCSLWGGVITGIGLGLVFRTGGNTGGTDIVAQLIAKRLVMPLGTAVMLVDGAIIALSAPVFSIENALYAAIAMYICGKVIDAVVDGPRAERAAYIISERHAEIANAIMYDLNRGCTELQARGVWSGNDRPVLFCVLGRSQTPRLKQIVSEADPEAIVIISEVHEAFGEGFGSIEG, encoded by the coding sequence GTGAGTCCCGCGCGCTGGCGCGTCTACGTGAGGGACGCGCTTCTCATCATCCTGGGCTCGGCGGTCTTTGCCGTGGGCGTTGACTGCTTCGAGGTGCCCAACGGCCTGGCTGCGGGCGGCGTGACCGGTCTGGCCACGGTGTTCTACGCCCTGGCCGGCGCCGCTGGCTTCTACCTGCCCGTCGGCATGCAGACCATCGTGATGAACGTCTTCTTGCTGCTGCTGGTCATACGGTCGGGCAACCGCGGCTACATCGTCCGCACCATCGCCGGCATCATTGCGTGTGGCCTGTTCACGGACGCTCTGGTGCCGGTGCTCCCGGTCCTAGGCAACGGTGACCTGCTGCTCTGCTCCCTCTGGGGCGGCGTCATCACGGGCATCGGCCTGGGCCTGGTCTTCAGGACCGGCGGCAACACCGGCGGCACGGATATTGTGGCGCAGCTCATTGCAAAGCGCCTGGTCATGCCGCTCGGCACGGCCGTCATGCTCGTGGACGGCGCCATCATCGCGCTCTCCGCGCCGGTCTTCTCCATTGAGAACGCGCTGTATGCGGCCATTGCCATGTACATCTGCGGCAAGGTGATTGACGCCGTGGTGGACGGCCCCCGTGCCGAGCGAGCCGCCTACATCATCTCCGAGCGCCATGCGGAGATCGCCAACGCCATCATGTACGACCTCAACCGCGGTTGCACCGAGCTGCAGGCCCGCGGCGTCTGGAGTGGCAACGACCGCCCCGTGCTCTTCTGCGTGCTGGGGCGCTCCCAGACCCCGCGCCTGAAGCAGATCGTCTCCGAGGCGGACCCTGAGGCCATCGTCATCATCTCCGAGGTCCACGAGGCCTTTGGCGAGGGCTTCGGCAGCATCGAGGGCTAG
- a CDS encoding DeoR/GlpR family DNA-binding transcription regulator has protein sequence MKRSKALVASRRDEITAILERRGQVSVAELAKHFDVSALTIRRDLDYLESQQVLTRQYGTATLLNPFGRPSGSRQIRANKAIAREAARHVEDGDCIFINTSSTALGLLEFITAQDVTVITNNGKALMLEERQNVSVLLTGGEIRPPRASMTGEIAMETIKRVTAAKSFLGCTGLSANFGLTSATSPEPAINSVMLEHSKQHVIVADSSKIGLTSSFQFGSIDEIDLLITDTGISDDQVQLLKAYGVKEIVRVEPVLSPIDYDPITAMR, from the coding sequence ATGAAGCGCAGCAAGGCTCTTGTGGCAAGCAGGAGAGACGAGATCACGGCGATTCTTGAGAGGCGCGGGCAAGTAAGCGTTGCCGAGCTGGCGAAGCACTTTGACGTCTCCGCCCTCACCATCCGCCGCGACCTTGACTATCTGGAGAGCCAGCAGGTGCTCACGAGGCAGTACGGCACGGCCACGCTGCTGAACCCCTTCGGCCGCCCGTCGGGCTCCCGCCAGATCCGCGCCAACAAGGCCATCGCGCGGGAGGCCGCCCGCCACGTGGAGGACGGCGACTGCATCTTCATCAACACCAGCTCCACGGCACTGGGCCTGCTGGAGTTCATCACCGCTCAGGACGTCACCGTCATCACCAACAACGGCAAGGCGCTCATGCTGGAGGAGCGCCAGAACGTGTCCGTGCTTCTGACCGGCGGAGAGATCAGACCGCCGCGCGCCTCTATGACCGGAGAGATTGCCATGGAGACCATCAAGCGCGTGACCGCGGCAAAAAGCTTCCTGGGATGCACGGGCCTCTCGGCAAACTTTGGCCTCACGAGCGCCACCTCGCCGGAGCCCGCCATCAACAGCGTCATGCTGGAGCACTCAAAGCAGCACGTCATTGTGGCCGACTCGTCAAAGATCGGCCTGACCTCGAGCTTCCAGTTTGGCTCCATCGACGAGATCGACCTGCTCATCACCGACACGGGCATCTCAGACGACCAGGTGCAGCTCCTCAAGGCCTACGGCGTCAAGGAAATCGTGCGTGTGGAGCCGGTTCTCTCCCCCATTGACTACGATCCCATCACCGCCATGCGCTAG
- the prfB gene encoding peptide chain release factor 2 — protein MADVTKETLDALAARLTEVEGYLHIDERRGDVANLEAASAAPGFWDDAAHARDVMARLASAKDDVAGIEAAHAKLDDALAAYELGCETEDEDLLAESAELVASLEKDLSELELSSWFTDELDHGDAIVTVTPGQGGLEAQDWCEMLFRMYQRYCDRRGWFVTVNDAEPGEVIGLDRAMFTVSGKNAYGMLRAEQGVHRLVRISPTDAKKRRQTTFAGVEVLPVLPDDVEVEIDPNDLRIDVFHAHGHGGQGVNTTDSAVRITHLPTGIVVTCQNERSQIQNKAFAMGVLKSRLYEMELARRAEEIDELRGPKTDIGFGNQIRSYVLYPYQMVKDLRTGVETGNVDSVLSDGDLDKFIVGYHRWSTGGGGQQ, from the coding sequence ATGGCTGACGTGACCAAGGAGACCCTCGACGCCCTGGCCGCAAGGCTCACCGAGGTCGAGGGGTACCTGCACATAGACGAGCGCCGCGGAGACGTTGCCAACCTCGAGGCTGCCAGCGCGGCCCCGGGGTTCTGGGACGACGCGGCGCACGCTCGCGACGTCATGGCCCGCCTTGCCTCCGCAAAGGACGATGTGGCCGGCATCGAGGCCGCCCACGCCAAGCTGGACGACGCCCTTGCCGCCTACGAGCTGGGCTGCGAGACCGAGGACGAGGACCTTCTTGCCGAGTCTGCCGAGCTGGTGGCCTCCCTGGAGAAGGACCTCTCTGAGCTCGAGCTCTCAAGCTGGTTCACCGACGAGCTCGACCACGGCGACGCCATCGTAACGGTGACGCCGGGCCAGGGCGGCCTTGAGGCGCAGGACTGGTGCGAGATGCTCTTTCGCATGTACCAGCGCTACTGCGACCGCCGCGGCTGGTTCGTCACCGTCAACGACGCCGAGCCCGGCGAGGTCATTGGCCTCGACCGCGCCATGTTCACGGTGAGCGGCAAGAACGCCTACGGCATGCTTCGCGCCGAGCAGGGCGTGCACCGCCTGGTGCGCATCTCTCCCACGGACGCCAAGAAGCGCCGCCAGACCACGTTTGCCGGCGTGGAGGTCCTGCCCGTCCTGCCGGACGACGTCGAGGTCGAGATTGACCCCAACGACCTGCGCATAGACGTCTTCCACGCCCACGGCCACGGCGGTCAGGGCGTCAACACCACCGACTCCGCCGTCCGCATCACCCACCTGCCCACGGGCATCGTGGTCACCTGCCAGAACGAGCGCAGCCAGATCCAGAACAAGGCCTTTGCCATGGGCGTCCTCAAGAGCCGCCTGTACGAGATGGAGCTCGCCCGTCGCGCGGAGGAGATCGACGAGCTGCGCGGCCCCAAGACCGACATCGGCTTTGGCAACCAGATCCGCAGCTACGTGCTCTATCCGTACCAGATGGTCAAGGACCTGCGCACGGGCGTGGAGACGGGCAACGTGGACTCCGTCCTCTCCGATGGAGACCTGGACAAGTTCATCGTCGGCTACCACCGCTGGTCAACGGGTGGCGGGGGGCAGCAGTGA